Proteins from one Nitrobacteraceae bacterium AZCC 2146 genomic window:
- a CDS encoding glyoxylate carboligase (product_source=COG3960; cath_funfam=3.40.50.970; cog=COG3960; pfam=PF02776; superfamily=52518): MPAKPIADRFVETLVAAGVKRIYAVVGDSLNGLKDALRSLGEIDWVHVRHEEVAAFAAGAEARLTGWLTCAGSCGPGSLHLINGLSSMACPIATVRALLCLRSRRTFPPRKSAAAIPRRHTSNTNSGSAATPIPGEGR; this comes from the coding sequence ATGCCCGCCAAACCCATTGCCGATCGGTTCGTTGAGACGCTGGTTGCCGCCGGCGTCAAGCGCATCTACGCCGTGGTCGGTGACAGCCTCAACGGTTTGAAGGATGCCCTTCGCAGTCTTGGCGAGATCGACTGGGTTCATGTTCGACACGAGGAAGTCGCCGCCTTCGCTGCCGGCGCCGAGGCGCGTCTGACCGGCTGGCTCACGTGCGCGGGCAGCTGCGGACCGGGCAGCCTTCATCTCATCAATGGCCTGTCATCAATGGCCTGCCCGATTGCCACCGTTCGCGCGCTCCTGTGCTTGCGATCGCGGCGCACATTCCCTCCGCGGAAGTCGGCGGCGGCTATTCCCAGGAGACACACCAGCAATACCAATTCCGGGAGTGCGGCCACTCCAATCCCTGGCGAAGGACGTTGA
- a CDS encoding cytochrome o ubiquinol oxidase subunit 2 (product_source=KO:K02297; cath_funfam=1.10.287.90,2.60.40.420; cog=COG1622; ko=KO:K02297; pfam=PF00116,PF06481; superfamily=49503,81464; tigrfam=TIGR01433; transmembrane_helix_parts=Outside_1_39,TMhelix_40_62,Inside_63_82,TMhelix_83_105,Outside_106_291) has translation MRYSALALTLISVALGGCSEGVLDPKGPIAVAERLILFNSLGIMLAIVIPTILATLAVAFWFRASNWRACYQPDFSYSGRLELLVWSIPSMTVLLVGGVAWVGAHDLDPRKSIDSSVTPVTVQVVSLDWKWLFIYPEQRIASVNKLVIPVGTPIKFELTSSSVMNSFFVPQLGSQIYTMSGMVTRLHLQADHIGTYPGLSAMFSGDGFSDMRFTVDAVSDNRFTQWVRETHDTGPSLDAQSYADLVKPSKAIAPYTYRSVAADLFNGIVNTALALDDPSKSICSTSQRAER, from the coding sequence ATGCGCTACAGTGCACTGGCTCTTACCTTGATCAGCGTCGCACTTGGCGGCTGCTCGGAAGGCGTCCTTGATCCGAAGGGACCGATCGCGGTAGCCGAACGGCTGATCCTGTTCAACTCGCTCGGCATCATGCTCGCAATCGTGATCCCGACGATCCTCGCCACGCTCGCTGTCGCATTCTGGTTTCGCGCGTCCAACTGGCGCGCCTGCTACCAGCCGGACTTCAGTTATTCCGGACGGCTTGAGTTGTTGGTCTGGTCCATCCCTTCGATGACAGTGCTCCTTGTAGGTGGCGTCGCATGGGTCGGCGCACACGACCTCGATCCGCGAAAGTCGATCGATTCGTCGGTCACGCCCGTTACCGTCCAGGTCGTCTCGCTCGATTGGAAATGGCTATTCATCTATCCGGAGCAGCGGATCGCGAGTGTCAATAAGTTGGTCATACCGGTCGGAACGCCGATCAAGTTTGAACTGACCTCATCGAGCGTCATGAACAGCTTCTTCGTGCCCCAGCTCGGCAGCCAGATCTACACGATGTCCGGAATGGTGACGCGCCTTCATCTGCAGGCTGATCACATCGGAACGTATCCGGGGCTATCGGCCATGTTCAGCGGTGACGGCTTCTCCGACATGCGCTTTACGGTCGATGCAGTGTCGGACAACAGATTTACGCAATGGGTCCGCGAGACGCACGACACTGGTCCATCGCTTGACGCGCAATCTTATGCCGACTTGGTCAAGCCGAGCAAGGCGATAGCACCGTACACCTACCGGAGCGTTGCCGCCGATCTGTTCAACGGCATCGTGAACACCGCATTGGCCTTAGACGATCCGTCGAAATCTATTTGTTCAACGTCGCAGAGGGCAGAACGATGA
- a CDS encoding FixJ family two-component response regulator (product_source=COG4566; cath_funfam=3.40.50.2300; cog=COG4566; pfam=PF00072; smart=SM00448; superfamily=52172) produces MPERQLISIVDDDRPLRESMSRLLRSLDYTVETFPSAADFLASPRVDETACLIADVHMPPMNGDKLYRCLVDAGKAIPTILVTAYPDEVVRERVLKEGVVCYLHKPIDQHWLVACICSTLTRRPPDENS; encoded by the coding sequence GTGCCCGAAAGGCAATTGATCTCGATCGTTGACGATGACCGGCCCCTTCGTGAATCCATGAGCCGGCTTCTTAGATCGCTCGACTATACAGTCGAAACTTTCCCTTCGGCGGCCGATTTCCTGGCTTCGCCCCGTGTCGACGAAACTGCCTGCCTAATCGCCGACGTTCACATGCCCCCCATGAACGGAGACAAACTCTACCGATGCCTCGTCGATGCGGGCAAAGCGATTCCAACGATTCTCGTTACAGCCTACCCCGATGAAGTTGTGCGCGAGCGCGTTCTGAAAGAGGGGGTCGTCTGCTACCTCCATAAGCCAATTGATCAACACTGGCTCGTGGCTTGCATCTGTTCGACCCTCACGCGTCGGCCGCCGGACGAGAATTCATGA
- a CDS encoding hypothetical protein (product_source=Hypo-rule applied): MTSPRRLGDLTGLIQTAQSHFDGARPDQRHLQHEVCACLLYFESMALGCFNGHAPKAFTVLVTIKNWTNKEGDPGKHKRDELVHAVLKSQPNRAAHAHSIEVRIKDIGRDAEPRHDVCSHAHLFIAHQWQIDQALDRAVAEIAQQRFVLFLNFCWCGTLGQCQTKHTKAFECGPNCFFGFPNHELENDSQAIGFRPIDLPPAFDQHLFDVEFGLFKIRAEERTIGKFEAQS, encoded by the coding sequence ATGACCTCGCCCCGTCGCCTGGGCGACTTGACTGGTCTTATCCAGACAGCCCAGAGCCATTTCGATGGGGCGCGTCCAGATCAGCGCCATCTGCAGCATGAGGTTTGTGCCTGCCTGCTGTACTTCGAATCCATGGCGCTCGGCTGCTTCAACGGCCACGCGCCCAAAGCGTTCACCGTCCTCGTAACGATCAAAAATTGGACCAATAAAGAGGGCGATCCCGGCAAGCACAAGCGTGACGAACTCGTTCATGCCGTGCTCAAGTCCCAACCGAACCGTGCGGCACACGCTCATTCGATAGAAGTCCGGATCAAAGACATAGGCCGCGATGCCGAGCCTCGCCATGACGTTTGTAGCCACGCGCATCTCTTCATCGCGCATCAGTGGCAAATCGATCAGGCTCTCGATCGGGCGGTCGCCGAGATCGCGCAGCAACGCTTCGTACTCTTCCTTAACTTCTGCTGGTGTGGGACGCTCGGGCAATGTCAGACCAAACATACGAAGGCATTCGAGTGCGGTCCGAACTGCTTCTTCGGTTTTCCCAATCATGAGCTGGAGAATGACTCTCAAGCGATAGGCTTCCGCCCGATCGACCTTCCGCCGGCCTTTGATCAGCATCTGTTCGATGTGGAATTCGGCCTCTTCAAAATTCGAGCCGAGGAGCGCACAATCGGCAAGTTCGAAGCACAGAGCTAA
- a CDS encoding putative ATPase (product_source=COG3899; cog=COG3899; superfamily=46785) gives MRSWLQWIRRTGTPIDELVLAPLSVDHIEQLLCDALRCGQVQIRPLAELVFRKTGGNPFFAIQFLTNLAEEGLLKLDTNSRSWIWDIDGIEAKSFTDNLVDLMVRRLQRLPHDSQDALKQLACLGSHADFPTLAIVHGASEESMHESFRAAAYSGVIFSREGHYRFLHDRVQEAAYALIATGSRAEVHLQIARHLLEGMPQQKIPERVFDIVNQFNRGALFFATGRKRRRWRASTFRPVRRPRPPWLTHPPAATFPPAYPP, from the coding sequence ATGCGCTCATGGCTACAGTGGATCCGAAGGACCGGCACCCCTATCGACGAGCTCGTCCTGGCTCCGCTCTCGGTTGATCACATTGAACAGCTCCTTTGTGACGCACTTCGCTGCGGGCAGGTCCAGATACGGCCGCTCGCCGAGCTCGTCTTTCGCAAGACCGGAGGCAATCCCTTTTTTGCCATCCAATTCCTCACGAACCTCGCTGAGGAAGGCCTCCTGAAGCTAGATACCAATTCGAGGTCCTGGATATGGGATATTGACGGCATCGAAGCCAAATCGTTCACCGACAATCTCGTGGATTTGATGGTCAGGCGCCTGCAGCGCCTGCCTCACGATTCTCAGGACGCGTTGAAACAGCTCGCTTGCCTGGGAAGCCACGCCGATTTTCCGACACTCGCAATCGTTCATGGCGCATCCGAAGAGTCGATGCATGAGAGCTTTCGCGCCGCCGCATATTCGGGTGTCATTTTCTCGCGCGAAGGACATTACCGGTTCCTGCACGATCGGGTTCAGGAGGCAGCGTATGCGCTCATTGCGACCGGCTCTCGCGCCGAAGTCCATCTTCAAATTGCGCGCCATCTCTTGGAGGGGATGCCGCAGCAAAAAATTCCCGAGAGAGTATTCGATATCGTCAACCAATTTAATCGAGGCGCTCTTTTTTTCGCGACTGGGCGGAAAAGGAGACGGTGGCGCGCTTCAACCTTCAGGCCGGTCAGAAGGCCAAGACCTCCTTGGCTTACGCATCCGCCTGCAGCTACCTTTCCGCCGGCCTATCCACCCTGA
- a CDS encoding serine/threonine protein kinase (product_source=COG0515; cath_funfam=1.10.510.10; cog=COG0515; pfam=PF00069; smart=SM00220; superfamily=56112) — MRSGKLAGYKFTALRAGEYSIYRGAAEGQDPVLLLVPREERNSHRRLEHEFGLREDLDPHWAARPLAIARHKGRMALVLGDPGGEPLDQLLAQSLDTATFLCIAIADTLQQVHERGLIHKDIKPANILLDKARGSAWLTGFSIASRLPREQQLPEPPEVIAGTLAYMAPEQTGRMNRSIDSRSDLYSLGVTFYELLTRALPFAATDPIELIHCHIARQPVPPAILAAVPAQLSAIVMKLLAKTAEERYQTAAGLKADLHRCRTAWEQTCRIDPFPVGLQDASNRLMIPEKLYGRTSESPHCLRRSTG; from the coding sequence ATGAGGTCAGGCAAGCTGGCGGGTTACAAGTTCACGGCCCTGCGGGCCGGTGAGTATTCCATTTACCGGGGCGCTGCCGAGGGCCAGGACCCGGTCCTGCTGCTCGTGCCCCGTGAAGAGCGGAATTCTCATAGGCGGCTTGAGCATGAATTCGGGCTACGAGAGGACCTCGACCCCCACTGGGCCGCTCGGCCGCTTGCGATCGCCCGCCACAAAGGCCGCATGGCGCTTGTGCTCGGGGATCCGGGCGGCGAGCCGCTCGATCAACTCCTCGCACAGTCGCTGGATACCGCTACCTTTCTGTGCATCGCGATTGCCGATACGCTGCAGCAAGTGCATGAGCGAGGGCTCATTCACAAGGACATCAAGCCCGCGAATATCCTCTTGGACAAGGCGCGCGGCAGCGCCTGGCTCACCGGCTTCAGTATTGCCTCCAGATTGCCTCGGGAGCAGCAGCTGCCCGAGCCGCCGGAGGTCATCGCCGGGACGCTCGCCTACATGGCGCCGGAACAGACTGGCCGTATGAACCGGTCGATCGACTCCCGCAGCGATCTCTATTCGCTCGGGGTCACCTTCTATGAGCTTCTGACCCGTGCATTGCCCTTTGCGGCCACAGACCCGATCGAGCTCATTCACTGTCACATCGCGCGGCAGCCCGTTCCGCCGGCCATCCTGGCAGCTGTGCCCGCTCAGTTGTCGGCGATCGTGATGAAGCTGCTCGCCAAGACAGCCGAGGAACGCTACCAGACGGCAGCGGGGCTTAAGGCCGATCTGCATAGGTGCCGCACAGCGTGGGAGCAGACATGCAGAATAGACCCATTTCCGGTCGGCTTGCAGGATGCATCGAACCGGCTGATGATTCCCGAAAAGCTTTACGGGCGCACGAGCGAATCGCCACATTGCTTACGGCGTTCGACGGGATAG
- a CDS encoding FixJ family two-component response regulator (product_source=COG4566; cath_funfam=1.10.10.10,3.40.50.2300; cog=COG4566; pfam=PF00072,PF00196; smart=SM00421,SM00448; superfamily=52172): MSDKRPVVLIIDDDPELRCSIERLLRSVDMDTRLFASALEFLACDRPDGPACLVLDVRLPGQSGLDLQRRLAATDIEIPIIFITGHGDIPMSVQAMKGGAIEFLTKPFRPQELVEAIHIGIARDRARRENEHSLWALRQHFESLTAREREIMIHVARGRLSKQIAGDIGISETTVKVHRSHLMKKMKAGSLPELGRMADKLKLVAEQLRAS; encoded by the coding sequence ATGTCTGATAAGAGACCCGTTGTTCTGATCATCGATGACGACCCGGAGCTTCGATGCTCAATTGAGCGTCTATTGCGATCGGTCGACATGGATACTCGGTTATTTGCGTCGGCACTTGAATTCCTCGCGTGCGATCGGCCGGATGGCCCCGCCTGTCTGGTGCTCGACGTGAGGCTGCCGGGGCAAAGCGGTCTTGACCTTCAGCGGCGGCTCGCTGCGACCGACATCGAAATACCGATCATCTTTATCACCGGCCACGGCGATATCCCTATGTCGGTGCAGGCGATGAAGGGCGGTGCCATTGAATTCCTGACGAAACCGTTTCGTCCTCAGGAACTCGTAGAGGCGATTCATATAGGCATCGCTCGCGACCGTGCTCGGCGCGAGAACGAACATTCGTTGTGGGCGCTTAGGCAGCACTTCGAGTCCCTGACTGCCCGCGAGCGTGAGATCATGATCCACGTCGCTCGGGGTCGTCTCAGCAAACAGATAGCGGGCGATATCGGCATCAGCGAGACAACGGTGAAGGTTCACCGGAGCCATCTCATGAAGAAGATGAAGGCCGGCTCACTTCCCGAGCTTGGCCGGATGGCGGATAAGCTTAAGCTCGTAGCAGAACAATTGCGGGCATCTTGA
- a CDS encoding hypothetical protein (product_source=Hypo-rule applied; smart=SM00261; superfamily=57716), with translation MRFVLVNGRTPRYKSVCVLCCEQIGTNYLREIGTGLSYCDSECYELHCNSAVLALTNRARQIMPIPKTNR, from the coding sequence ATGAGATTCGTGCTGGTGAACGGCAGGACGCCCCGCTACAAATCCGTCTGCGTGCTGTGCTGCGAGCAGATCGGAACGAACTATCTCCGAGAGATCGGGACCGGTCTGTCCTATTGCGATAGTGAATGCTACGAGCTTCATTGCAACAGCGCCGTTCTCGCCCTCACCAATCGCGCGAGACAGATAATGCCCATACCAAAGACCAATAGATAG
- a CDS encoding protoheme IX farnesyltransferase (product_source=KO:K02257; cog=COG0109; ko=KO:K02257; pfam=PF01040; superfamily=81490; tigrfam=TIGR01473; transmembrane_helix_parts=Inside_1_33,TMhelix_34_53,Outside_54_56,TMhelix_57_79,Inside_80_99,TMhelix_100_122,Outside_123_125,TMhelix_126_147,Inside_148_153,TMhelix_154_173,Outside_174_176,TMhelix_177_199,Inside_200_227,TMhelix_228_245,Outside_246_248,TMhelix_249_271,Inside_272_283,TMhelix_284_301,Outside_302_346), whose amino-acid sequence MKITATSLLHAQLLTRSRFTMRAPDFIALMKPRVMFLAVFTAFVGMMTAPVPVDPVLASIEILAIAVGAGASGVLNMWYDADIDAVMNRTARRPIPRGRISRREALAFGLFLACGAVLLLGMASNVAAASLLAFTIFFYVVVYTLWLKRHTPQNIVIGGAAGALPPVVGWAAATGGVGLEPVILFLIIFLWTPPHFWALSLNRTDEYQRAGVPMLPVVAGRTATTWQILIYSAVLVPISTLPWVLGFAAAIYGVTALICGAIFLALAFQLRRSCESDRQAAQRLFLFSISYLFLLFVALLVDSGNGRSSTISSYFSRPADTSVAAATLPRAIRATRSSTIAIANEV is encoded by the coding sequence ATGAAGATCACGGCTACCTCCCTGCTCCACGCGCAACTACTGACCCGCTCACGTTTCACAATGCGAGCGCCTGACTTCATCGCCCTGATGAAGCCGCGCGTAATGTTTCTTGCGGTATTCACCGCGTTCGTTGGGATGATGACCGCCCCGGTCCCTGTCGATCCAGTTTTGGCGTCGATTGAGATTCTCGCAATCGCCGTTGGGGCCGGTGCTTCCGGCGTTCTCAACATGTGGTACGATGCCGATATCGATGCCGTTATGAACCGCACGGCGCGGCGTCCGATTCCCCGCGGCAGGATTTCGCGCCGAGAAGCGCTTGCGTTCGGACTATTCCTCGCCTGCGGCGCAGTCCTCCTTCTTGGCATGGCGAGCAACGTCGCAGCCGCCAGCCTGCTCGCCTTCACGATCTTCTTCTACGTCGTTGTGTATACGCTGTGGCTGAAGCGGCATACGCCACAGAATATCGTCATCGGCGGCGCTGCCGGCGCGCTTCCGCCCGTGGTCGGCTGGGCTGCCGCCACCGGAGGTGTCGGGCTGGAGCCGGTCATTCTGTTCCTTATCATCTTCCTGTGGACGCCCCCGCATTTCTGGGCGCTGTCGCTCAATCGCACGGACGAATACCAGCGGGCAGGCGTGCCCATGCTGCCGGTCGTGGCCGGAAGGACAGCGACAACGTGGCAGATCCTCATCTACAGCGCTGTCCTTGTACCGATTTCCACGCTGCCATGGGTGCTTGGATTCGCCGCCGCGATCTACGGGGTCACTGCCCTCATCTGTGGAGCAATCTTTCTTGCGCTCGCATTTCAACTGCGCCGGAGCTGTGAGAGCGATCGCCAGGCCGCTCAGCGCTTGTTTCTGTTTTCCATTTCCTACCTGTTCCTGCTGTTTGTGGCCCTGCTGGTCGACAGCGGTAATGGCCGATCATCGACGATCTCATCCTATTTTTCGCGGCCGGCCGACACATCAGTCGCGGCCGCAACCTTGCCACGCGCCATTCGAGCCACGCGCAGCTCCACCATTGCCATCGCGAACGAGGTCTGA
- a CDS encoding putative ATPase (product_source=COG3899; cog=COG3899; pfam=PF13191; smart=SM00382; superfamily=52540) — MLTAFDGIATHGEPSLVLVSGYSGIGKSSVVNELHKVIVLPRGIFISGKFDQRLRDVPYATLAQAFQELMRQTLNSGEDDIHYWRDAILDAVGSQGALLTDLIPELVVLIGPQPPVPALPPLDAQLRFQAVFQRFIGVFAGADHPLVIFVDDLQWLDPATLVLIEYLMTSPETQYLLLIGAYRDNEVGPGHALMATVDPKDRHPYRRARPGSALG, encoded by the coding sequence TTGCTTACGGCGTTCGACGGGATAGCCACTCACGGTGAACCGTCGCTTGTTCTGGTCTCAGGCTATTCGGGTATCGGCAAATCCTCAGTCGTCAACGAGTTGCACAAGGTCATCGTTCTGCCGCGAGGAATTTTCATTTCAGGCAAGTTCGACCAGCGACTGAGAGACGTTCCATATGCCACTCTCGCCCAGGCTTTCCAGGAGCTCATGCGTCAGACCCTGAATAGCGGCGAGGATGACATCCACTACTGGCGCGATGCCATCCTCGATGCGGTCGGCAGTCAGGGCGCTCTTTTGACCGATCTGATCCCCGAGCTTGTGGTCCTGATCGGACCACAGCCACCGGTCCCCGCACTGCCTCCCTTGGACGCGCAGCTCCGATTTCAGGCTGTATTCCAGCGCTTCATCGGCGTATTTGCCGGCGCCGACCACCCGCTCGTTATTTTTGTGGATGATCTCCAATGGCTCGATCCGGCAACGCTCGTGCTTATCGAATATCTGATGACGAGCCCCGAGACGCAGTATCTCTTGCTCATCGGTGCGTACCGAGACAACGAGGTGGGTCCCGGCCATGCGCTCATGGCTACAGTGGATCCGAAGGACCGGCACCCCTATCGACGAGCTCGTCCTGGCTCCGCTCTCGGTTGA